Proteins encoded within one genomic window of Saccharopolyspora pogona:
- a CDS encoding DoxX family protein translates to MLVTLIALSWLVGVAYTIGGVAKLAGVGVMRKDAEHFGFSYRLYRLIGALELLGGIGVAAGLLLKPIGLAAAAGLALLMAGAVVAHVRAKDPVGKTAPAAVCGLLCIAIIALHSLALVD, encoded by the coding sequence ATGCTAGTGACCTTGATCGCTCTTTCCTGGTTGGTTGGAGTTGCTTACACCATCGGTGGCGTTGCCAAACTGGCGGGGGTCGGGGTGATGCGGAAAGACGCTGAGCACTTCGGGTTTTCCTACCGCCTCTACCGGCTGATCGGCGCACTCGAACTGCTGGGCGGCATCGGCGTCGCCGCCGGTCTGCTGCTGAAGCCGATCGGTCTGGCCGCCGCGGCGGGCTTGGCGCTGTTGATGGCGGGCGCAGTCGTAGCGCATGTCCGGGCCAAGGACCCTGTCGGCAAGACCGCTCCGGCCGCTGTGTGCGGATTGCTGTGCATCGCGATCATCGCCTTGCACTCCCTGGCCTTAGTAGACTGA
- a CDS encoding flavin-dependent oxidoreductase, with product MRALIVGAGIGGLTAALCLHNAGVDDVVILEAAESIDPLGVGLNILPNAVRVLSELGVFESLATKAIRTSDLRYYNCHGNLIWSEPRGSTAGYSWPQLSVHRGDLQLALLEAVLDRLGEQAVITGSPVGAVHGGNGRASVEVTRTDGTSAALEGDLVIGADGIDSAVRGGLYPDEESAPGNGMVMWRGTSWVQPFLDGRSMIVSGDDVRRIVLYPIRQAHDTADVLVNWVAAQPAHGELPVSGGRVDLARFRESFDTWWFDWLDIPGIIAAASEMYEYPMVDRDPLPRWTFGRVTLLGDAAHAMYPMGSNGATQAITDARALGNALVEYDSLDEALFAYEAERRPITTQLQISNRNMGPESVITVAHQRAPDGFSDVSEVFTPNELAAVSQNYARTGRFSIDWVNTNTNPIPDDKGLNA from the coding sequence GTGCGGGCACTGATCGTCGGTGCGGGCATAGGCGGACTCACAGCCGCGCTGTGCTTGCATAACGCGGGTGTCGACGACGTAGTCATTCTGGAGGCTGCCGAGTCCATCGATCCGCTCGGGGTCGGGTTGAACATCCTGCCCAACGCGGTCCGGGTGCTCAGTGAACTCGGTGTATTCGAGTCGCTCGCCACCAAAGCAATCCGCACCAGCGATCTGCGCTACTACAACTGCCACGGCAATCTCATCTGGAGCGAGCCGCGCGGCTCCACGGCCGGGTACAGCTGGCCCCAGCTGTCCGTGCACCGCGGCGATCTGCAGCTGGCGCTGTTGGAAGCTGTCCTGGACCGCCTCGGCGAGCAGGCCGTGATCACTGGCTCGCCCGTTGGCGCAGTCCACGGTGGCAATGGTCGCGCGAGCGTCGAGGTGACTCGGACCGACGGCACCAGCGCTGCTCTGGAGGGCGACCTCGTGATCGGCGCGGACGGTATTGACTCCGCAGTCCGCGGCGGGTTGTATCCGGACGAGGAAAGTGCACCAGGCAACGGAATGGTGATGTGGCGGGGTACTTCCTGGGTGCAGCCATTCCTCGACGGCCGCTCGATGATCGTGTCGGGCGACGACGTCAGGCGGATCGTGCTCTATCCAATCCGTCAAGCCCACGACACGGCTGACGTTCTCGTCAACTGGGTGGCAGCGCAGCCAGCGCACGGGGAACTCCCGGTGTCCGGCGGACGGGTTGACCTGGCGCGGTTCCGCGAATCCTTCGACACTTGGTGGTTCGACTGGCTCGACATTCCCGGCATCATCGCCGCCGCCTCGGAAATGTACGAGTATCCCATGGTCGATCGAGACCCCTTGCCAAGGTGGACATTCGGACGTGTCACGCTCCTCGGTGACGCCGCCCACGCGATGTACCCAATGGGTTCCAACGGGGCTACCCAAGCGATCACGGATGCCCGGGCGCTGGGGAATGCGCTGGTGGAATACGACTCCCTCGACGAAGCGCTGTTCGCTTACGAGGCCGAGCGCAGGCCGATCACCACGCAGTTGCAGATCAGCAACCGAAACATGGGGCCGGAGTCCGTGATCACGGTCGCCCACCAACGGGCGCCGGACGGGTTCTCCGACGTAAGCGAGGTGTTCACGCCGAACGAGCTCGCCGCAGTCTCCCAAAATTACGCGCGCACCGGCCGATTTTCCATTGACTGGGTGAACACGAATACGAACCCGATTCCAGACGACAAAGGGCTCAACGCATGA
- a CDS encoding FAD-dependent oxidoreductase, which translates to MSYDVVVCGAGVAGLAAACALGRLGRRVLLVDKQERVRPVAKGEVLQPGALAILHEWGVALRLEAAGALRLGKLVARDAEGRAQMALDYARLPVQRNWLLAHDYPAILEALAKSLPDNVEFCRGELVTGLVFTGGRVTGVRIGDGVVEAALVVAADGVSSRLRREAGIEIRRDDYPHRLVALELHDAPEVEPDFSAYVTPRGLRLRYPLPEGRIRLYAQAGAHEMRGLSAGGLDRWATDLVRETPALAPLEASIRTHLAARQLLPVSRFLAPSLAVPGLALVGESGHTVHPMAAQGMNSAIADAYELATMLRQGGSLAAAAVDHALARYSAARRENLAHIGRTSHNAARMITDLSWVGRFAGRRALRGTGGNDRIRYTVMHTMSGLGVHPLTPLDRLHQLGLLPDPRARRLPSWA; encoded by the coding sequence ATGAGCTACGACGTCGTGGTGTGCGGCGCCGGCGTCGCCGGGCTGGCGGCGGCGTGCGCGCTGGGCCGGCTGGGTCGGCGCGTGCTGCTGGTGGACAAGCAGGAGCGGGTGCGGCCGGTCGCCAAGGGCGAGGTGCTCCAGCCGGGGGCACTGGCGATCCTGCACGAGTGGGGCGTCGCGCTGCGGCTGGAAGCGGCCGGGGCACTGCGGCTCGGGAAGCTGGTCGCCCGCGACGCCGAAGGCCGCGCGCAGATGGCTCTCGACTACGCGCGCCTGCCCGTGCAGCGCAACTGGCTGCTCGCCCACGATTACCCGGCGATCCTCGAAGCGCTTGCGAAATCCCTGCCGGACAACGTCGAGTTCTGCCGTGGAGAACTGGTGACCGGCCTGGTTTTCACCGGCGGCCGGGTCACCGGCGTCCGGATCGGCGACGGCGTCGTCGAGGCAGCGCTCGTGGTAGCTGCCGATGGCGTGTCGTCCCGCCTGCGTCGCGAGGCCGGCATCGAGATCCGCCGCGACGACTACCCGCACCGGCTGGTCGCGCTGGAGCTGCACGACGCGCCGGAGGTCGAACCCGACTTCTCCGCCTACGTCACGCCACGCGGGCTACGCCTGCGTTACCCGTTGCCGGAGGGCCGGATCCGGCTCTACGCGCAGGCCGGGGCGCACGAGATGCGCGGTCTCAGCGCCGGCGGACTGGATCGCTGGGCCACCGACCTGGTCCGGGAGACTCCCGCGCTCGCACCGCTGGAGGCGTCGATCCGCACGCACCTCGCCGCCCGGCAGTTGCTGCCGGTGTCCCGGTTCCTCGCGCCATCGCTCGCCGTCCCGGGCCTGGCGCTGGTCGGGGAAAGCGGGCACACCGTGCACCCGATGGCCGCGCAGGGCATGAACAGCGCGATCGCCGACGCTTACGAGCTCGCCACGATGCTGCGGCAGGGCGGCTCGCTCGCCGCGGCCGCCGTCGACCACGCGCTGGCGCGGTATTCGGCCGCACGCCGGGAGAATCTGGCGCACATCGGAAGAACGAGCCACAACGCGGCGAGGATGATCACGGACCTGTCGTGGGTGGGCCGGTTCGCCGGCCGCCGGGCGCTGCGCGGCACCGGGGGCAACGACCGCATCCGCTACACCGTGATGCACACGATGTCCGGGCTGGGCGTGCACCCGCTGACCCCGCTGGACCGGCTGCACCAGCTGGGGTTGCTGCCGGACCCGCGGGCCCGGCGGCTCCCGTCCTGGGCGTGA
- a CDS encoding TauD/TfdA dioxygenase family protein has translation MTENRFDVRPVSGALGAEVRGVPLDALTDSDFTAVRELLLNHLVLFFPDTAGLEPEAHKAFGRRFGELEVHPFLPKLPGHDELVVLDSDKGARADVWHTDVTFSPSPPIASVLQLVECPPAGGDTMWSNQYLAFEALSAPVRDLLEGLTAVHVFEHPNGSFRSEAEHPVVRTHPETGRRSLYVNRMFTRRIPQLTSGESDALLNHLFEVSESPQRVCRYRWIPGAVAVWDNRATQHYAVNDYTGRRVGRRVTVLGDKPVGEPARWPHHGEGALSASTSK, from the coding sequence ATGACCGAGAACCGTTTCGACGTGCGCCCGGTGTCCGGAGCCCTCGGCGCGGAAGTGCGCGGCGTTCCGCTCGACGCGCTGACCGACTCCGATTTCACCGCGGTGCGGGAACTGCTGCTGAACCACCTCGTGCTGTTCTTCCCGGACACGGCAGGACTCGAACCGGAAGCGCACAAGGCGTTCGGCCGCCGGTTCGGCGAACTGGAGGTGCACCCGTTCCTACCGAAGCTTCCCGGGCACGACGAGCTGGTGGTGCTGGACTCCGATAAGGGCGCGCGCGCCGACGTCTGGCACACCGACGTCACGTTCAGCCCCTCGCCGCCGATCGCGTCGGTGCTGCAGCTCGTGGAATGCCCGCCGGCAGGCGGCGACACGATGTGGAGCAACCAGTACCTGGCCTTCGAAGCGCTGTCCGCGCCGGTGCGCGACCTGCTCGAAGGGCTCACCGCGGTGCACGTCTTCGAGCACCCGAACGGCTCGTTCCGCAGCGAGGCCGAGCACCCCGTGGTGCGCACGCACCCGGAAACCGGCCGCCGCTCGCTGTACGTCAACCGCATGTTCACCCGCCGAATCCCGCAGCTGACCTCGGGTGAGAGCGACGCACTGCTGAACCACCTGTTCGAAGTTTCCGAGAGCCCGCAACGGGTTTGCCGCTACCGCTGGATCCCAGGCGCGGTCGCGGTCTGGGACAACCGAGCGACCCAGCACTACGCCGTGAACGACTACACCGGCCGCCGGGTCGGCCGCCGCGTCACGGTACTCGGCGACAAGCCCGTCGGCGAACCGGCCCGCTGGCCCCACCACGGGGAGGGCGCGCTCAGCGCGTCGACCAGTAAGTGA
- a CDS encoding alcohol dehydrogenase — MSTYRVAQVAAAEGTFEIAEREVPHPGPGHVRIAVDACGVCHSDSMFVDAAVPGVRFPLVPGHEIAGRIEELGEGTQPWWQVGDRVAVGWFGGSCHNCTPCRQGDFIVCDNLKVPGWAYDGGFAESVIAPADALARIPDAVTATDAGPMACAGVTTYNGLRRSSARPGDLVAVLGIGGLGHLGVQYAVAMGFETVAIARGAGKADFAGQLGAHHYIDSTAGTSVADALQSLGGAKVVLATAANSDAITATVDGLSHRGELVVIGAVPEPLGISPFQLLLRARIVRGHPSGTAQDVQDTMAFSALHGIRPMIEVLPLERADEAYRRMLSGTARFRMVLTAD; from the coding sequence ATGAGCACCTATCGAGTCGCGCAGGTCGCCGCCGCCGAGGGGACGTTCGAGATCGCCGAGCGCGAGGTACCGCATCCAGGCCCCGGCCACGTGCGAATTGCCGTGGACGCATGCGGGGTCTGCCACAGCGACTCGATGTTCGTCGACGCCGCGGTGCCAGGCGTCCGGTTCCCGCTGGTTCCCGGGCACGAGATTGCCGGGCGCATCGAGGAGCTCGGGGAGGGAACGCAACCCTGGTGGCAGGTGGGAGACCGGGTCGCGGTGGGATGGTTCGGCGGTAGCTGCCACAACTGCACGCCGTGCCGGCAGGGTGACTTCATCGTGTGCGACAACCTGAAAGTCCCCGGGTGGGCCTACGACGGCGGCTTCGCCGAGTCGGTGATCGCCCCGGCCGACGCCCTGGCGCGGATCCCGGACGCGGTGACGGCAACCGATGCGGGCCCGATGGCCTGCGCGGGGGTGACCACGTACAACGGCCTGCGGCGCAGCTCCGCGCGGCCAGGCGATCTCGTCGCCGTGCTCGGCATCGGCGGCTTGGGACACCTCGGCGTGCAGTACGCGGTCGCCATGGGTTTCGAGACCGTGGCTATCGCCCGCGGAGCCGGCAAGGCCGATTTCGCCGGGCAGCTCGGCGCGCACCACTACATCGACAGCACGGCCGGCACCTCGGTCGCGGACGCGCTGCAGTCCCTTGGCGGGGCCAAGGTCGTGCTGGCCACTGCCGCCAACTCCGATGCCATCACTGCGACGGTGGACGGGCTGTCGCACCGCGGCGAGCTGGTCGTCATCGGCGCTGTGCCCGAGCCACTGGGAATCAGCCCGTTCCAGTTGCTCCTGCGCGCCAGGATCGTCCGCGGCCACCCGTCCGGCACCGCGCAGGACGTGCAGGACACCATGGCTTTCAGCGCCCTGCACGGAATCCGGCCGATGATCGAGGTCCTGCCGCTGGAACGAGCCGACGAGGCGTACCGGAGGATGCTGTCCGGCACCGCCCGCTTCCGCATGGTGCTCACCGCCGACTGA
- a CDS encoding type I polyketide synthase, which produces MNISRTRRGRWGSTDGRNAIAVVGMACRFPGAAGVAELWELLRAGADATGNTPIERYDIEAMYSPDRAPGKVVSRRSGYLDGIDQFDAEFFGMSTNEAKNLDPQQRLLLMTAWEALEDAGQAPSAIAGSRTGVYVGNMHLDYWDLVAKRGAEAITPGAIYNYRSVLSGRLSYTFDLRGPSIPLDTACSSSLVAVHLACQSLRAGETGLALAAGVNLKLTADEDVLLSQVGMLAPDGRCKFGDASANGFAPSEGVGVVVLKRLDQALADGDRVRGVILGSAVTNDGASSGSLLAPSIEGHVQMLRWAYEDAGVTPSDVDFVEAHGTGTPMIDPIEFAGLGEVLGAGRAEDHPLYVGSVKSNLGHTEGAAGVAALIKTILCLEHREVVPSLHYNVPNPKVAWDELPVEVPTGVHQLHDRGSLAVAGISGQGISSVNTHLVVGESDPAWRTTERPPAARAASVFAVSARTPAALDDLVRRYVQHLQPGGAGEGLELRDICFTAATRRDHHTCRLACTASSVSELVTKLRWHLDGAGAGRTADPAFAAVVDHYLAGGMPDWSDALDPAAHYVELPTYPWQTRGYWLDSVNLAVTP; this is translated from the coding sequence ATGAACATTTCGCGAACCCGACGCGGCCGATGGGGCTCCACCGACGGGCGCAACGCGATCGCCGTGGTGGGGATGGCGTGTCGTTTTCCTGGCGCAGCTGGTGTCGCGGAGCTGTGGGAACTGTTGCGCGCAGGTGCGGATGCGACCGGGAACACGCCGATCGAGCGATACGACATCGAAGCGATGTACTCGCCGGACCGGGCACCGGGCAAGGTAGTCAGCCGCCGGTCGGGATACCTGGACGGCATCGACCAATTCGACGCCGAATTCTTCGGGATGTCCACCAACGAGGCCAAAAATCTCGACCCGCAGCAGCGGTTGCTGCTCATGACCGCTTGGGAGGCGCTAGAGGACGCCGGGCAGGCGCCCTCGGCCATTGCTGGCAGCCGCACCGGCGTCTACGTGGGCAACATGCACCTGGACTACTGGGATCTGGTCGCAAAGCGGGGTGCGGAGGCGATCACACCAGGGGCGATCTACAACTACCGGTCCGTGCTGTCCGGCAGACTGTCCTACACGTTTGATCTGCGAGGCCCGAGCATCCCTCTGGACACTGCCTGCTCGTCGTCACTGGTCGCCGTGCACCTGGCATGTCAGAGCCTGCGTGCGGGCGAAACAGGTCTGGCGCTGGCGGCTGGGGTCAACCTGAAGCTGACTGCCGACGAGGACGTGCTCCTGTCCCAAGTCGGGATGCTCGCGCCCGACGGCAGATGCAAGTTCGGCGACGCGTCTGCCAACGGCTTCGCCCCCTCCGAGGGTGTCGGCGTGGTCGTTCTGAAGCGCCTCGACCAGGCCCTCGCCGACGGCGACCGCGTCCGCGGCGTCATTCTCGGCAGCGCGGTTACCAATGACGGTGCGAGTAGCGGCTCGCTGCTCGCACCGTCGATCGAGGGACACGTGCAGATGCTGCGTTGGGCATACGAGGACGCGGGCGTTACGCCTTCCGACGTCGACTTCGTCGAAGCGCACGGAACCGGTACACCGATGATCGACCCGATCGAATTCGCCGGTCTTGGTGAGGTGCTCGGTGCCGGCCGGGCGGAGGACCACCCGCTGTACGTCGGCTCGGTCAAGTCCAACCTCGGGCACACCGAAGGCGCAGCAGGCGTCGCCGCCCTGATCAAGACCATCCTGTGCCTGGAACACCGCGAGGTCGTGCCAAGCTTGCACTACAACGTCCCCAATCCGAAGGTGGCGTGGGACGAACTCCCGGTTGAGGTGCCGACCGGTGTGCACCAGCTTCATGACCGTGGGAGCCTCGCTGTGGCGGGCATCAGCGGGCAGGGCATTTCCTCGGTCAACACCCACCTTGTCGTCGGCGAGTCCGACCCGGCTTGGCGCACCACCGAGCGGCCGCCAGCAGCCCGTGCCGCGTCCGTGTTCGCAGTTTCCGCACGAACCCCTGCCGCGCTCGATGACCTGGTGCGCCGCTATGTGCAGCACCTGCAACCAGGCGGAGCCGGCGAAGGCCTCGAACTGCGGGACATCTGCTTTACCGCAGCCACCCGCCGCGACCACCACACTTGCCGTCTCGCGTGCACGGCGTCATCCGTCAGCGAGCTCGTCACCAAGCTGCGTTGGCACCTCGACGGAGCTGGTGCGGGCCGCACAGCGGATCCTGCCTTCGCCGCAGTCGTGGACCACTACCTTGCCGGTGGCATGCCTGATTGGAGCGATGCTCTGGATCCCGCGGCGCATTACGTGGAATTGCCCACGTACCCGTGGCAGACCCGCGGATATTGGCTCGACAGCGTGAACCTGGCGGTGACCCCATGA
- a CDS encoding beta-ketoacyl-ACP synthase III has protein sequence MTRAAVLAGLGAWAPPRVVTNDEVGSRIAETDEWIRTRTGIGARRVAAPGMSTREIAVKAGTRALRSSNLATVDYLVLATTTPDQIIPATAPSVATEMGLTGVAAFDLNAACAGFVYGLAVATGLITSGVTDSVLLIAVDVLSTITNPNDRMTAALFGDGAGAVVLRAGEQGEPGAFAGFDLHSAGEHADLIKVPAGIRTYSMPDAVAEENDRYISMAGKEVFLAAVANMSSSSRTALARAGQAIGDVDRVVGHQANIRILHALAKQLDLPQDRLVTNIERFGNTSAASIPLALVDGVTSGALHPGHLVLLTAFGAGFTWGATTVRWPDLAVEPVD, from the coding sequence ATGACCAGGGCTGCGGTTCTCGCGGGCCTCGGGGCGTGGGCACCACCCCGGGTGGTCACCAACGACGAGGTAGGTTCGCGGATCGCGGAGACCGATGAGTGGATCAGAACACGAACAGGTATCGGGGCCCGGCGGGTAGCCGCACCAGGGATGTCGACTAGGGAAATCGCTGTGAAGGCAGGTACACGGGCGTTGCGTTCGTCCAATCTGGCCACTGTAGACTATTTGGTACTCGCGACCACGACGCCCGACCAGATCATTCCGGCCACGGCGCCTTCGGTGGCGACCGAGATGGGGTTGACCGGTGTCGCGGCCTTCGACCTCAATGCTGCGTGTGCCGGGTTCGTGTATGGGCTGGCGGTCGCCACGGGATTGATCACGTCGGGTGTGACAGACAGCGTCCTGCTGATCGCAGTGGACGTCTTGTCGACGATCACGAACCCCAACGACCGCATGACGGCCGCACTTTTCGGGGATGGCGCAGGTGCTGTCGTGCTACGGGCAGGCGAGCAGGGAGAACCGGGCGCATTCGCCGGGTTCGACTTGCACAGCGCCGGTGAGCACGCTGACCTGATCAAGGTCCCGGCCGGGATTCGAACGTATTCGATGCCTGATGCGGTCGCCGAGGAGAACGACAGGTACATATCCATGGCGGGCAAGGAAGTTTTTCTCGCCGCGGTCGCCAACATGTCGTCGTCGTCCAGGACTGCGCTTGCCCGAGCAGGGCAAGCTATTGGTGACGTCGACCGAGTCGTCGGTCACCAGGCCAACATTCGCATCCTGCATGCGCTGGCAAAGCAGTTGGACCTCCCGCAGGACCGCCTCGTCACCAACATCGAGCGGTTCGGTAACACATCCGCGGCGTCGATCCCGCTCGCGCTCGTCGATGGCGTGACCAGCGGAGCGTTGCACCCTGGACATCTCGTCCTGCTGACCGCGTTCGGAGCCGGATTCACCTGGGGAGCCACGACAGTCCGATGGCCGGACCTCGCGGTCGAACCGGTTGACTGA
- a CDS encoding monodechloroaminopyrrolnitrin synthase PrnB family protein gives MRVETANSLRGFVDDEHIRRLDPLGFDIRLPYLWEANAASDVRALLAMLNDILPSLETTKTMSLPESVATIRDLGIVMGSVKRHGVEPVVAIPELEAPLRAIGERTGMIPRDTIHHYIRWNPTGRRERMYTGEPMEKLLMASVRISLPRLSAAVDVCTALHTAEAGDLDFALAANELAALVGAMEDSIDTVIADVTPEFFARTMRPYFEDIRIGEETFLGPAAAHVPLSLVDLLLWASDHSDSEYLEFVHESATYGLEHWRPLYQEWGNAPSLAARVISALERGPEGEVPLAMYASVEALCRTLRSLMVFRGKHLTVARKAYADEVRLYELGSGGGSIGLLTNITSLVKGMWHTLRGPVLQHTRSTT, from the coding sequence ATGCGAGTGGAAACAGCAAATTCACTGCGCGGGTTCGTCGATGACGAACATATACGACGTCTTGACCCGCTAGGCTTCGATATCCGGCTTCCCTACCTGTGGGAGGCCAACGCGGCGAGTGATGTGAGGGCTCTGCTCGCCATGCTCAACGACATTCTTCCATCACTGGAAACGACGAAGACGATGTCGCTGCCCGAAAGTGTGGCAACGATACGGGATCTCGGCATCGTAATGGGCTCCGTCAAGAGGCACGGCGTTGAACCAGTGGTCGCGATTCCCGAACTGGAAGCGCCGTTGCGCGCCATAGGCGAACGCACCGGCATGATCCCACGGGACACCATCCACCACTACATACGGTGGAATCCGACGGGGCGCCGTGAGCGCATGTACACGGGCGAGCCGATGGAGAAGTTGCTCATGGCCTCGGTGCGCATCAGCTTGCCCAGGCTGAGCGCTGCTGTCGATGTGTGCACCGCTCTGCACACGGCCGAGGCCGGTGATCTCGACTTCGCGTTGGCTGCCAACGAACTCGCCGCGTTGGTGGGGGCCATGGAGGATTCGATCGACACGGTGATCGCCGATGTGACCCCGGAGTTCTTCGCTCGCACGATGCGTCCGTATTTCGAGGACATCCGCATCGGTGAGGAGACCTTCCTCGGTCCGGCGGCCGCGCATGTACCGCTCTCGCTGGTCGATCTGCTGCTGTGGGCGAGCGACCACAGCGACAGCGAATACCTGGAGTTCGTGCACGAGTCCGCCACCTATGGCCTGGAGCACTGGCGGCCTTTGTACCAGGAATGGGGGAATGCTCCGTCGCTCGCGGCGCGCGTGATCAGCGCTCTCGAGCGAGGTCCGGAGGGTGAAGTCCCGCTCGCGATGTACGCGAGCGTGGAGGCGCTGTGCCGAACACTCCGCTCGCTCATGGTCTTTCGCGGAAAGCACCTTACGGTCGCGCGCAAGGCGTATGCGGACGAGGTACGGCTGTACGAACTCGGCAGCGGCGGTGGGAGCATCGGTCTCCTGACCAACATCACGAGCCTGGTCAAAGGAATGTGGCACACGCTGCGCGGGCCTGTCCTCCAGCACACCAGGAGCACGACATGA
- a CDS encoding methyltransferase produces MPHDAAAELARLVDLATPFAIRTAVALRLPELVEAGTTGLAELAAASECDEDSLARLLRHLVSVGLFAETAPGAYGLTPLSRELLGEDHRWQRGWLDIGGPGTKMDLAYTGMLHSVRTGESAYGRVHDVEFWADYQRDERLRLFFGAIMAAHAWQTGPAVAAEYDWSGVRRVLDVGGGTGALLSEVLLKHQHLTGAVLDLPPVRPEAEQAFAEAGLSERAEFVGGSFFDPLPAGYDVLLVSRVLTDWNDENATKILRRCGEAAGPDGRVAIVEVLAGEEHAKNNSSFDLQSLTLLGGRERSVNDFHALAAAAGLSVHATHRWPSGLVVVECTG; encoded by the coding sequence ATGCCGCACGATGCCGCTGCCGAGCTCGCCCGCCTCGTGGACCTGGCGACCCCGTTCGCGATCCGCACCGCGGTCGCCCTGCGGCTGCCGGAGTTGGTCGAGGCCGGCACCACCGGCCTGGCGGAGCTGGCCGCCGCGAGCGAGTGCGACGAGGACTCGCTCGCGCGGCTGCTGCGGCACCTGGTGTCCGTCGGCCTGTTCGCCGAAACGGCGCCGGGCGCCTACGGGCTCACACCGTTGTCGCGCGAACTGCTCGGCGAGGACCACCGCTGGCAGCGCGGTTGGCTCGACATCGGCGGCCCGGGCACGAAGATGGACCTCGCCTACACCGGGATGCTGCATTCGGTGCGCACCGGCGAATCCGCGTACGGCCGGGTGCACGACGTCGAGTTCTGGGCTGACTACCAGCGCGACGAACGGCTGCGACTGTTCTTCGGCGCGATTATGGCCGCGCACGCCTGGCAGACCGGCCCGGCCGTGGCCGCGGAGTACGACTGGTCCGGGGTGCGGCGGGTGCTCGACGTCGGTGGTGGCACGGGGGCACTGCTCTCGGAGGTGCTGCTCAAGCACCAGCACCTGACGGGCGCCGTGCTGGACCTGCCACCGGTGCGTCCCGAAGCCGAGCAGGCGTTCGCCGAGGCGGGGTTGTCCGAACGCGCGGAGTTCGTCGGCGGCAGCTTCTTCGATCCGCTGCCGGCCGGCTACGACGTGCTGCTGGTGTCGCGGGTGCTGACCGACTGGAACGACGAGAACGCCACGAAGATCCTGCGCCGCTGCGGCGAGGCCGCGGGGCCGGACGGACGCGTCGCGATCGTCGAGGTGCTCGCCGGTGAGGAGCACGCGAAGAACAACTCCTCGTTCGACTTGCAGTCGCTGACGCTGCTGGGCGGTCGTGAGCGCAGCGTCAACGACTTCCACGCGCTGGCCGCGGCCGCGGGCCTGTCGGTGCACGCCACGCACCGCTGGCCGAGCGGGCTGGTCGTCGTGGAGTGCACGGGCTGA
- a CDS encoding acyl carrier protein: MSDTYSRLTDVLSGWSKVAGPDITPEMEIDAGLDIDSLTRLELCLALKKEFQQPIDENQVFAANTVSDLLNLLSTSE, encoded by the coding sequence ATGAGCGACACATATAGCCGTTTGACCGATGTGCTGAGCGGGTGGTCGAAGGTGGCGGGCCCAGACATCACGCCGGAGATGGAGATCGATGCCGGGCTGGACATCGACTCGTTGACTCGGCTCGAGCTTTGCCTGGCGCTGAAAAAGGAATTCCAGCAGCCCATCGACGAAAATCAGGTGTTCGCGGCGAACACCGTGTCGGACTTGCTGAACCTGCTGTCCACCTCCGAATAG